One part of the Sphingopyxis sp. PAMC25046 genome encodes these proteins:
- a CDS encoding RES family NAD+ phosphorylase, which translates to MVEEVKPRLPAAARHLHYLLATPFRYGHKSSSRFRRAGEKPGIFYAAESVATAIAETAYWRLRFYSRSPGFPPPNATVEHSAISVTVAMDRMLDLCAPPYIKAASLWMAPDDYSACQLFAAEARAIDTQAMRYASVRDPEHRANVAIFDASTFRDPAPRNAQTWHFRYEQGELTAFGAFPSKERFSFRPSDFGL; encoded by the coding sequence AAGAGGTGAAGCCGAGGCTGCCTGCGGCGGCCCGCCATCTTCACTATCTGCTCGCGACCCCGTTTCGCTACGGGCACAAGAGCAGTTCGAGGTTCCGTCGTGCCGGAGAGAAGCCAGGCATTTTCTACGCGGCTGAGTCCGTCGCCACGGCGATCGCCGAGACGGCCTATTGGCGGCTTCGCTTTTACTCGCGATCGCCCGGATTCCCGCCGCCGAATGCGACTGTCGAGCATTCGGCGATCAGCGTGACCGTCGCGATGGATCGCATGCTCGATCTCTGCGCGCCGCCTTATATCAAAGCCGCTTCTCTCTGGATGGCGCCCGATGACTATTCGGCCTGCCAGCTGTTCGCTGCCGAAGCGCGGGCGATCGATACGCAGGCGATGCGTTATGCCTCGGTCCGCGATCCGGAGCACCGGGCCAATGTTGCGATATTCGATGCATCGACCTTCCGCGATCCGGCGCCGCGAAATGCGCAAACCTGGCACTTTCGGTACGAGCAGGGGGAACTGACCGCATTTGGCGCATTTCCGTCGAAGGAGCGGTTCAGCTTTCGTCCTTCGGACTTCGGGCTCTGA